A single window of Desulfomonilia bacterium DNA harbors:
- a CDS encoding bacterioferritin has product MTQNMKDQRREKVLAVLNKARGMELQAIAQYMNQHYNLDDMDYGDLAAKVKLIAIDEMRHAEMFADRIKELDGEPTVEPLKKAEKGQKIKVIFPFDAKLEDDTIDQYNQFLQICRDNGDNISVKLFETIIDEEQIHFNYFDNVSDHISKLGETYLAQIAGTPSATGLNTQGFVARQGGGTPAA; this is encoded by the coding sequence ATGACTCAGAATATGAAGGATCAGAGAAGGGAGAAGGTTCTGGCAGTTCTCAACAAGGCGAGGGGCATGGAACTTCAGGCCATAGCTCAGTACATGAACCAGCACTACAACCTAGACGACATGGACTACGGCGACCTGGCCGCCAAGGTTAAACTGATTGCAATCGATGAGATGAGGCATGCGGAGATGTTTGCCGACAGGATAAAGGAGCTTGACGGAGAGCCCACCGTGGAGCCCCTTAAAAAGGCGGAAAAAGGGCAGAAGATCAAGGTTATCTTCCCGTTTGATGCAAAGCTCGAAGACGATACTATCGACCAGTACAACCAGTTTCTGCAGATATGCAGGGACAATGGTGACAATATAAGCGTGAAGCTGTTCGAGACTATCATTGATGAGGAGCAGATCCATTTCAACTATTTCGACAATGTAAGCGATCATATCTCCAAACTCGGCGAGACCTATCTTGCACAGATCGCCGGAACGCCTTCCGCAACCGGCCTCAACACGCAGGGCTTCGTGGCGAGGCAGGGAGGGGGCACGCCCGCTGCGTAA
- a CDS encoding pyrimidine dimer DNA glycosylase/endonuclease V, producing MRLWSMHPKYLDAAGLTALWREGLLAGKALSCGTTGYRNHPQLERFKKEPVPGKAIDAYLAEVLKEARLRGYKFNASKIREISYEGKIPVTKGQIEYEWRHLLSKLERRSPSLFKKYLMLHSPEPHPLFVIVPGGVEPWEKLRNYQT from the coding sequence ATGAGGCTCTGGTCCATGCATCCGAAATATCTCGATGCAGCGGGGCTTACCGCCCTGTGGCGTGAAGGCCTCCTTGCCGGAAAAGCGCTCTCATGCGGCACAACCGGATACAGGAATCATCCCCAGCTTGAGAGGTTCAAAAAAGAGCCTGTTCCTGGAAAGGCTATCGATGCATACCTTGCGGAGGTATTAAAGGAGGCCCGGCTGCGCGGCTACAAGTTCAATGCTTCAAAGATCCGGGAAATTTCTTATGAGGGGAAGATCCCGGTGACAAAGGGCCAGATTGAATATGAATGGCGGCACCTGCTATCGAAACTTGAAAGGCGCTCTCCATCACTGTTTAAAAAATATCTCATGCTGCATTCACCTGAGCCGCATCCGCTTTTTGTCATTGTGCCGGGCGGGGTGGAGCCGTGGGAAAAGCTCAGGAATTATCAGACCTGA